One Baekduia alba genomic window, GTCTCCTCCCGCAGGCGCTCGTCGAGCCCCTGCAGCAGCGAGCCGCCGCCCGCGAGCATGATGCCGCGATCCATGATGTCGGATGCGAGCTCGGGGGGCGTCCGGTCCAGCGTCTCCTTGACCGCGTCGATGATCTGCGACAGGGGCTCTTCGAGCGCCTGCCGGATCTCCTCGCTGGTCAGCACGACGGTCTTGGGCAGGCCCGACACCATGTCGCGCCCGCGGATCTCGGCCTGGACCTCTTCGTCCATGGGGTAGGCCGAGCCGATCTCCAGCTTGACCTCCTCCGCGGTCTGCTGGCCGATGAGCAGCTTGTACTCGCGCTTGGCGTAGTTGATGATCGCCTCGTCGAGCTCGTCGCCGCCGACGCGGATCGACTGCGACACGACGATGCCGCCGAGCGAGATCACCGCGACCTCGGAGGTGCCGCCGCCGATGTCGACGATCATCGAGCCCGTGGGCTCGCCGACCGGCAACCCGGCCCCGATCGCGGCAGCCATCGGCTCCTCGATCAGGTACGCCTGGCGCGCGCCGGCGCTGAGGCACGCCTCTTCGACGGCGCGCTTCTCGACACCGGTCACGCCAGAGGGAACACAGACCACGACGCGGGGATGCGCCCAGCGGTTCTGGTGCACCTTCTGGATGAAGTGGCGGAGCATCTCCTCCGTCACGTCGAAGTCGGCGATGACGCCGTCCTTCAGCGGCCGGATGGCCTGGATCGTGCCGGGCGTGCGGCCGAGCATGCGCTTGGCCTCGATGCCCACGGCATGCACCTCCCCCGTGCGCGAGTCGATCGCGACGACGGACGGCTCGGAGAGCACGATGCCGCGACCACGCACGTAGACGAGCGTGTTCGCGGTGCCAAGGTCGACCGCCATGTCGCGGCCACCGAAGCCGGTGAGGTAGCTGAAGAAGCCCATGCCGGAGGGGACGGATCGTCCGAAGGATGCGCGCGCCCCGCGACTGGCGGGGCGAGTGGACGAGCCGCGAGGCGGAGTCTAGCGGACCGATCGGCGCTCCCGGTTGTCACGAATGCCTCATTGCAGCGCGGAAAACGCTGCAAAACACCGCTGCTGAGCGAAAGGCTCGAGAACCCTCGAGCGTTACTTGACGGTGAGTGCGATGGAGGCTCGCGCCGCGCGGCCGTCGGCGGCGGCCGCGTAGACGTCGAGGCGGTAGGTGCCCTTGGGTGCGGCGGCCTTGCCCAGGCGTCCGTCCCATTTGAGGCTCCCACGGCCTTCGCGGCCCGGATGGCGGACGATCGCGACCGTCCGGCCCGCGCGCTTGACGCGCAGGACGACGCGCGCGGCGCGGCCCAGGGCGAAGCCGACGACGACCGGCGCGCCCGTCGCGACCATGAGCTTCCTGTGGCTCAAGGTGAGGATGAGCCTCGCCGTCTTCTTCTTGGCCTGAGGCTGCAAATTGGGTGTTTTGGCTGCCGTGACCGGCGTGGCGGCGGGCGCCGGGACGGTCGGGGCGGCCGTCGCCGCCGGGGTCGCGGCGGCCGCGGGGGTCGAGCCGTCGTCGAGGGTTGTCGACGGCGTCGTGGTCGCCGTGGCCGGCTCGACCGCGCCGGTGCCGGCGAGCGCGACGTCGGCGGTCGCGGTGGACGACGCGCCGGTCGCGTACCGGATGCGCAGCGTCGCGGCGCGGGCGCCGGCCGCGCTGGGCGCGAAGCGGATCCGGACCGCGCAGGTCACGGTGGCGCCGGAGGCGAGGGCCTGGCCGGTGCAGTCGTCGCCGGTGACGAGGAAGTCGTCCGGCGCCGCGCCGGCGGTGGCGATGCCGGTGACGTGCAGGGCCGCGGCGCCGGCGGTCGTGTTGGCGACCGTGATCGTGCGTGCGGCGCCGGTGCGGCCGACGGTCTCGGTGCCGAACGGCGCGCTGAGCGTTCCCTCCGGCGCGGGAGCGCCGGCGTTGGGCAGGAGGCTGAGCGCGTCGGCCGCCGCGTCCGCGGTCGCGACGTCGGGCCGGCCGTCGCCGGTGAGGTCGGCGACCACGGGGGCGCGCGCGCCGGCGCCCGCCGCGGTCCAGGTCGGGTCGGCGAAGTCGCCGGTGCCGTCGCCGCGCAGCACGCCGACCGTGCCGGCGGCGCCGTCGGTGACCACGAGGTCGGCCGCGCCGTCGCCGTTGAGGTCGCCGGTCGCGAGCCCGGTCCCGGCCGTCAGACCGGTGACGGCGATCCCGGTCGCGCTCAGGGCGCCGGCGCCGTCGTTGCGCAGCAGCGTGACGAGCGCGGCGGAGCCGTCGAGGACGAGGCCGTCGCGGTCGCCGTCGCCGTCCACGTCGGCCAGCGCGACCGCGACGGGGTCGGCGCCGACGTCGACGGGCGTCGTGGGCGTCAGCGTGAGGTTCGCGTCCGTCGCCACCCAGGCGCTGCCCGTGCCGGCGTTGCGCGAGACGACGAGCGCGTCGGGCGTGCCGTCGCCGTCGAGGTCGCCGGCGGCGAGCGCCGTCGCGAGCAGCGTGGAGGCGGCGCCCGTCGCCGAGGCGAGCGCGAGGCCGGAGCCGCCGGCGTTCTCGACCACGCCGAGCTGCTCGACGGCGGTGGCGGTCATGGAGGAGGTCAGCGCGTCGAGGTCGCCGTCGCCGTCGAGGTCGGCCAGCGCGACGCCGGTGAGGTTCTCGCCGGTGACGGCCAGCGGCGCGCCCGCCGCCAGCGCGCCGGTGCCGTCGCCGGCCAGCGGGACGAGCTGGTCGTCGTCGCTCGTGCCGGAGCCGATGGCCGCCAGGACGTCGGGCCGCGCGTCGCCGTTGACGTCGCCCAGCGCGATCGCGCCGACGCCGCCGGCGGTGCCGAGGCCGAACGGGCTGCCCAGCGGGGCGGCGAACGCGCCGCCGCCCGTGCCGCGCAGGACCGACACCGCGCCCGTCCCGCCGCCGGCCGAGCCGGCGACGAGGTCGAGCCGGCCGTCGCCGTCGAGGTCGCCGACCGCGAGGCTGCGCGGATCGGTGGCGCCGCTGCCCAGCGCGAGCGTGCGCCGGGCGTCGAAGGTCGGGTCCGCGCCCATGCCCGCCGCGCGCGCGGCGGAGGCCGTCACGCCGGAGGGGACCGTCGCCGCGAGGGCGGCGAGCACGATCAGGAACAGGGGGCGACGGGCAGGCGCGAACATCCACCCCGGGTAGTCGGCAGCCGGGCCGGCGGCCTTCAGCGACCGGCCCGGGTGTGGGACGTCGAGCCCTAGGTGTGGGGGCGAGCGCCCGGACGACCCGTTCTAGAGGACATGCGCTCCCGAGTCCTGCTTCCGCTCCTGGCCGCCGCGGCCATCCTGATGGCCTTGGTCGGCGTCGCGACCGCCGGAGCGGCCGACACGCACGCGCCGAAGGGCGCGCGGCTGGACTGGCTGCCGACCGACGAGTGGGTCATGTCGGCGTGGTTGCCGTTCGACGAGGACCGCCTCGACGTCGTGGTCGGCACCGACCACGACGAGCTCGCCACGTGGCTGAACGACCACCGCACGCTGCTGCAGCTCGCCCACGCCCATCACGTGCCGGGCAGCACCGCGCAGATCGCGCACGCGCTCGTCGCCCCGCGGCTGGCGCACGTCAAGCGCGCCATGCGGCCGGTGCTCCAGAAGCGCGCCGAGACGCTCCTCACCCAGGCGCACCTCAGCCGCCACGTGCTCTTCCACGTCTTCCACACGCCGGCGATCCCGGACAACGCCCGCAGCGTCTTCGGCCTCTCCCCCGCGCGCTTCCGCACGCTGCGCGACCACGCGATGAGCCCGATCGCGATCGGCGCCCGCGGCGGCAAGAGCGCCGAGCACGTCCGCGGCGCGCTGTGGGCGCTGCTCGTCAAGCGCGCCGACCGCGGCGTCGCCCTCGGCGCGATGAGCCGCACCGAGGCCACGCACCTGCTCGCCGAGCAGAAGGACCAGCTCGCGGTCTACGCCGGGCGGGCGTTCCGGACGCCCGAGCAGCAGATCGCGTTCCTCTGCCGCCCGCACTAGGGGCGGGCGCGGAAGTCCCGTGTCAGGCTCGGCCACAGGTCCAGGAGCGCGCCCACCGGCAGGCCGACGACGTTGAGGTAGTCGCCGACGATGCGCTTGACCAGCACCGCGCCGCGGCCCTGGATCGCGTAGCCGCCGGCGCGGCCCTCCCACTCGCCGGTGCTCACGTACCAGTCGATCGTCGCGTCGTCGAGGTCGCGGAACGTCACCGCGGTGACCTCGGTCGCGGCCCGGACGTCGCCGGCCTGCACGAGGGCCAGGCCGCTGACGACCTGGTGCGTCCGCCCCGACAGATGCTTGAGCGTCTCGCGCGCGGCGTCGGCGTTGGCCGGCTTGCCCCAGATCTCAGACCCGGCGGAGCCGGAGGAGTGATCTGCGATCTCAGACCCGGCGGAGCCGGAGGAGTGATCTGCGATCTCAGACCCGGCGGAGCCGGAGGAGTGATCTGCGATCTCAGACCCGGCGGAGCCGGAGGAGTGATCTGCGATCTCAGACCCGGCGGAGCCGGAGGAGTGATCTGCGATCTCCAGCTCCGTCGCGACGAGCGTGTCGCAGCCGAGGACCACGTCATCCGGCGCGGTCGCCGCCACCGCCAGCGCCTTGCGCAGCGCGTTCTCGGACGCGACGACGCGCGGTGCTCCCTCGTCCTCCTCGGCGACGTCGGACGCCCGGACCTCGAACGCGAGGCCCAGGTCGTCCAGGATCGCCCGACGCTGCGGCGAGCCGCTGGCCAGGACCAAGCGACTCATGCCGGCGCGCGTCCTACAGCTCGGGGAACCAGATCCCGATCTCGCGCGTGGCGGACTCGTCGGAGTCCGAGCCGTGCACGAGGTTCTGGCCGACAGCGATCGCGAAGTCGCCGCGGATCGAGCCGGTGTTGGCCTCGAGCGGGTTCGTCGCGCCGATCAGCTGGCGCGAGGCCTTGACGACGTCGTCGCCCTCGAGCACGGCGGCGACCAGCGGGGCGCTGGTGATGAAGTCGACGAGCTCGCCGAAGAACGGGCGCTCGGCGTGCTCGGCGTAGTGCGTCTCCGCCGTCTCGCGCGACGTCGTGACGAGCTTGAGGGCGGCGATCTTGAGGCCCTTGCGCTCGAAGCGCGCGAGGATCTCGCCGGTGAGGCCGCGCGCGAACGCGTCGGGCTTGACGAGGATGAGGGTCCGGGACACGGGTCGTTCTCCTAGAGGTGATGTTCGAGGTGATGAAGGCCCGCGGGAACGAGCGCCCCGCGCGAGCTTCACGCCAGGGAACGCGAGCCGCCAGGCGAGCGTTCCCCGGACTCTACGAGCCGGGCTCGCTGACCGCCGTCTGCTCGAGGTCGCCGGCCTGACGGCGGCGGCGGCGCCGCGGCTGCGGCGTCACGCCCGGGATCTCGGCCTCGCAGTACGGGCAGATCTTCCATGCCGGGTCCAGCGGCTTCGCGCACGTGCCGCACGGGTCCTTCAGCTTGCGCAGGCAGTGCGGGCAGCGCAGGAAGTCGTCCTTGACCTCGTGGTCGCAGTGCGGGCACAGCAGGTAGCCGGCGCCGTGCATGCGCGCCTCGGCGGCCTGCATCTCGAGCTCGCGCTCGCGGACGTCGTCGAGGTACTCCGGCGGACGCACGATCATGTACACGATCGTCCCGACGAACGGGAACAGCGCGGCCGCGGTCGCGCAGCCGATGAGCATCGGGTCTTCGATGCGCCGCCGCGCGTCCGCGTACGTGTAGTAGATCAACGCGACGTAGATGACGACGAGGAAGAGGACCAGCAGCTTGACGGCCGTGTTGAGGCCGGAGCTGTCGATCCCGAAGACCGCTTCGACGGGCATGTGCTCCCAGATGCTAGAGAAAGAGGCGGCCAAACCCGTACCCCACGCCGAAGAAGATCAAGATCACGAGGGCGACCGAGACAGCCACGACCGCGATCATGACCCCGACGCGCGGGCCGTCTTCTTCGTCGTTCACAGGGTGCTCCGGGCCGCGCCGACGGGGCGCAGCAGGTCGGCGATGAGGTAGATCGAGCCCGTCGCGAGGGCGACGCCGTCAGGGCCGGCGAGCGTCCGCGCGCGGTCCAGCGCGGCGCGCGCCTCCCCCACGATCTCGACCGGGCCGGCGAAGCCGAGCTGGTGGCAGAGCGACGCCAGCGTGGCCGGCGGAAGCGCCCGCGGCGACTGCGCGCGGGTGGTGACGACCGCATGGCACAGCGGCAGCAGCGTCCGCAGCATCTCGGTCGCGTCCTTGTCGTCGAGGACGGCGAGGCAGGCGACGAGGCGGCGGTCGCCGACGAACTCCGGCAGCGCCTCGGCCAGCGCGACCAGGCCGCCCGGGTTGTGGGCGCCGTCGATCACCGTGTCCGGCCCCGTCGCGATGAGCTCGAAGCGCCCCGGGACCAGCGTCGACGCGCCCGCCGCGTGCACCGCGACGTCGTCGAGCGCGCGCCCGCGCGTCGCCAGGTAGGCGCGCGCGGCCTCGATCGCCAGCGCGAAGTTGCGCCGCTGGAAGCTCCCGCGGGCCAGGACCTCCATCCCGGCGCCCGGGTCGGCGGGCGCGACGACCAGCGCGGCGTCCCGCTCGGCCGCCGTCCGCTCGGCCAGCGCCCGCGCGTCCGGATGCAGGTCGGCGCCGAGGACGAGCGTCGTGCCGCGCTCCAGCACGTCGAGCTTCTCGGTGGCGATGTCGGCGACCGTCGGGCCGAGCCAGCGCGTGTGCTCCAGGCCGACGTTGGTCAGCACGGAGACGTCGGAACTCAGGACGTTGGTCGCGTCGAAGCGCCCGCCGAGGCCGGCCTCCACCACCACGACGTCCACGCCGGCGCGCGCGAACAGGTCGAACGCCGCGCCCGTCAGCAGCTCGAACTGCGTGACGCGGTCGTCGGGATCCGAGCGTCGGTCGACCTTCTCGGCCGCGGCCGCCGCGCGCTGGACGGCAGCGGCGAACTCGGCGCCGCTGACGTCGGCGTCGTCGACCCGCACGCGCTCGGCGAACGTCACGAGGTGCGGCGACAGGTACGCGCCGACGCGCAGGCCGTGCCTGCGCAGGATCGCCGCGGACATCCGGACCGTCGACGACTTGCCGTTGGTCCCGACGACGTGCACCGCGCCGAAGCGCTCCTGCGGGGAGCCGAGCGCGGTCAGCAGCCGGCGCATGCGGTCCAGCCCGAACCGCATCCCGAACAGCTCCAGCGACAGCAGCAGCCGCTCGGCGTCCTCCAACCGCATCGTCCGCTCCGTCACTACAGCGCCTCCAGCTCGGCGCGCAGCCGCTCCAGCTTCTCGCGCTCGGCGGCGACCACGGCCTCCGGCGCCTTGGCGACGAAGCCCTCGTTGGCCAGCTTGCCCTCGGCGCGCGTGATCTCGACCCGCAGCGTCTTGCGCGCGGCGTCGAGCTTCGCGGCCGCGTCGGCCGGGTCGACGCCTTCGAGCAGCTCGACCTGCACGCCGGCGACCGGGATCGCGGCGACCGGCGCGCGGGCGTCGTCGGCGCCGACCGGCGTCAGCCGCGCGAGGCGCGCGACCAGCGGGACGAGGCCGTTGTCGCCGAGGCCGTCCACCCGCGCCTCCAGGAAGGCGCCGGGCTTGACGCCGCCGGCGTCGCGCCAGGACCGCACGGCCTGCACGGTCGCGATGACACGCTCGATGTCGTGCTCCGCGTCGCCGTCGCGGACGGCCCCGCCGTCCTCGGGGCCCGTGACGTGCGCGGCGAGGAGGCCGGTGCCGCCGACGTGCTCCCACAGCTCCTCGGTGACGAACGGGATGATCGGGTGCGCCAGCGCGATCGTCTCGCGCAGCACGTACAGCAGATGGGCGCTGAGGGCCTCGTCGTACTCACGGCCCTTGATCAGCTCCAGGTACCAGTCGCACAGCTCCGCGTAGACGAAGTCGTACAACCCGAGCGCGGCCTTGGAGAAGTCGAAGGCCTTGATCCGCTCCTCGAAGTCCGCGCGCGCGGCGACCAGGCGCGACAGGATCCAGCGGTCCTCGACGCTCGTCGGGCGAGGCGCCGGCTCGGTGGGCGGGTGGGACGGGTTCGCGTTGGTCACCACGAACCGCGTGGCGTTGAACAGCTTGTTGGCCAGCGCCTGGCCCTGGGCGACCTTCTCCTCGCTGAAGCGCACGTCCTGCGTCGAGGACATCGCCAGCAGGCCGAAGCGCACGCCGTCGGCGCCGTGGGCGTCGATCAGCTCGACCGGGTCGATCCCGGTCCCCAGCGACTTGGACATCCGGCGGCCGTCGGGCGCCTGGATGACCGAGTGGATGTAGACGTCGGAGAACGGGATGTCATCCGTGAACTCCAGGCCCATCATCACCATGCGCGCCACCCACAGGAACAGGATGTCGCGCGCCGTCGAGAGCACGTCGGTCGGGTAGAACGCCTTCAGCTCGGGCGTCTGCTCGGGCCAGCCGAGCGTCGCGAACGGCCAGAGCGCCGAGCTGAACCACGTGTCGAGGACGTCGGGGTCGCGGGTCCAGCCCTCGCCGTCGGGCGCGGTCGTCCCGACGTGCGTGTCGTGGGTGGGGTGGGACCGATACCAGACGGGGATCTGGTGGCCCCACCACAGCTGGCGCGAGATGCACCACGGGCGGATGTTCTCCAGCCAGTCGACGTACCGGCGCGACTGCGACTCGGGATGGATCCGGACCCGGCCCTCGCGCACGACGGCGATCGCCGGCGCGGCCAGCTCGTCCATCTTCATGAACCACTGCAGCGAGATCAGCGGCTCGATGCGCTGGCCCGAGCGGTGGCTGAACGGCACGGTGTGCGTGTAGGGCTCGCGCGCCCGGAGCGCGCCCGCGGCGTCGAGGTCGGCGACGACCTGGGCCTGCGCCTCGGCGACGGTCAGCCCCGCGTAGGCGGCGACGAGGTCGGTCATCCGCCCGTCCTCGCCGATCGCGCTGAGCTCGGGCAGCCCGTGCCGGCGCCCGATCTCGAAGTCGTTGGGGTCGTGGCCCGGCGTGATCTTCAAACAGCCGGTGCCGAAGTCGGTCTTGACGTACTCGTCGGCGACGATCGGCAGCTCGCGCCCGACCAGCGGCAGCGTCACGGTCTTGCCGACGAGGTCGCGGTAACGCTCGTCGTCCGGATGCACCGCCACGGCGACGTCGGCCAGCATCGTCTCCGGCCGCACGGTCGCGACGACCACCTCGCCGGAGCCGTCGGTCAGCGGGTAGGCGACCTGGAAGAGCGTGTCCTGGACCTCGCGCTCCTCGACCTCCAGGTCGCTGATCGCCGAGCCGGAGCCCGGATCCCAGTTGACCATGTAGTTGTCGCGGTAGATCCAACCCTTGTTGTACAGGTCGACGAAGACCTTCAACACGGCCTGCACGTAGCGCTCGTCGAGCGTGAAGCGCTCCTCCTCGTAGTCGAGGGACGCGCCCAGGCGCTTGAACTGCTCGATGATCGTGCCGCCGAACTCCTCGCGCCACTCCCACGTCTTCGCGATGAACGCCTCGCGGCCGATCGCCTCGCGCGACGTGCCCTCGCCGAGCAGGCGCTTCTCGACCTGCGTCTGCGTGGCGATGCCCGCGTGGTCGGTGCCCAGGATCCACTTCGCGCGGCGCCCGCGCTGGCGGTGGAACCGGATCAGCGTGTCCTGCACCGACCCGTTGAGCGCGTGGCCCATGTGCAGCGCGCCCGTGACGTTCGGGGGCGGGATCGCGATCGAGAAGCTCTCGTCGGCCGTGCCCTCCGGATCGGGGTGGAACAGCCCGGAGTCCAGCCAGCGCTCGACGATGCGCGGCTCCACCTCCGAGGGCTCGAAGCGCTTGCGGTCCTTCAGGCTCGACATGAGAGGATCGCAGTGTATGGACGACGCATCAGGACGGCCCCGCGAGTGGGACGCGGGGAGCTACCACGGCCTCGCGCAGCCGCACCAGCAATGGGGCGCGCAGATCCTCGACCGGCTGCCGCTGCGCGGTGACGAGACCGTCCTCGACCTCGGCTGCGGCACGGGCCGCGTGACCGCGCAACTGCTGGAGCGGCTGGGTCCGGACGGTCGCGCGCTCGGGATCGACGGCTCCGCGCAGATGGTCGAAGAGGCCGCGCGCCGGCTCGGCGACGACCCGCGCGCGTCGTTCGAGCAGCAGGACCTGGTGGAGCTGGCGGTCGC contains:
- a CDS encoding rod shape-determining protein, which produces MGFFSYLTGFGGRDMAVDLGTANTLVYVRGRGIVLSEPSVVAIDSRTGEVHAVGIEAKRMLGRTPGTIQAIRPLKDGVIADFDVTEEMLRHFIQKVHQNRWAHPRVVVCVPSGVTGVEKRAVEEACLSAGARQAYLIEEPMAAAIGAGLPVGEPTGSMIVDIGGGTSEVAVISLGGIVVSQSIRVGGDELDEAIINYAKREYKLLIGQQTAEEVKLEIGSAYPMDEEVQAEIRGRDMVSGLPKTVVLTSEEIRQALEEPLSQIIDAVKETLDRTPPELASDIMDRGIMLAGGGSLLQGLDERLREETQMPSHLAESPLTCVAVGSGRSLEEFEVIHRTNKNSRNRRRPR
- a CDS encoding FG-GAP repeat domain-containing protein, which translates into the protein MFAPARRPLFLIVLAALAATVPSGVTASAARAAGMGADPTFDARRTLALGSGATDPRSLAVGDLDGDGRLDLVAGSAGGGTGAVSVLRGTGGGAFAAPLGSPFGLGTAGGVGAIALGDVNGDARPDVLAAIGSGTSDDDQLVPLAGDGTGALAAGAPLAVTGENLTGVALADLDGDGDLDALTSSMTATAVEQLGVVENAGGSGLALASATGAASTLLATALAAGDLDGDGTPDALVVSRNAGTGSAWVATDANLTLTPTTPVDVGADPVAVALADVDGDGDRDGLVLDGSAALVTLLRNDGAGALSATGIAVTGLTAGTGLATGDLNGDGAADLVVTDGAAGTVGVLRGDGTGDFADPTWTAAGAGARAPVVADLTGDGRPDVATADAAADALSLLPNAGAPAPEGTLSAPFGTETVGRTGAARTITVANTTAGAAALHVTGIATAGAAPDDFLVTGDDCTGQALASGATVTCAVRIRFAPSAAGARAATLRIRYATGASSTATADVALAGTGAVEPATATTTPSTTLDDGSTPAAAATPAATAAPTVPAPAATPVTAAKTPNLQPQAKKKTARLILTLSHRKLMVATGAPVVVGFALGRAARVVLRVKRAGRTVAIVRHPGREGRGSLKWDGRLGKAAAPKGTYRLDVYAAAADGRAARASIALTVK
- a CDS encoding Maf family protein, with product MSRLVLASGSPQRRAILDDLGLAFEVRASDVAEEDEGAPRVVASENALRKALAVAATAPDDVVLGCDTLVATELEIADHSSGSAGSEIADHSSGSAGSEIADHSSGSAGSEIADHSSGSAGSEIADHSSGSAGSEIWGKPANADAARETLKHLSGRTHQVVSGLALVQAGDVRAATEVTAVTFRDLDDATIDWYVSTGEWEGRAGGYAIQGRGAVLVKRIVGDYLNVVGLPVGALLDLWPSLTRDFRARP
- a CDS encoding bifunctional folylpolyglutamate synthase/dihydrofolate synthase, with amino-acid sequence MTERTMRLEDAERLLLSLELFGMRFGLDRMRRLLTALGSPQERFGAVHVVGTNGKSSTVRMSAAILRRHGLRVGAYLSPHLVTFAERVRVDDADVSGAEFAAAVQRAAAAAEKVDRRSDPDDRVTQFELLTGAAFDLFARAGVDVVVVEAGLGGRFDATNVLSSDVSVLTNVGLEHTRWLGPTVADIATEKLDVLERGTTLVLGADLHPDARALAERTAAERDAALVVAPADPGAGMEVLARGSFQRRNFALAIEAARAYLATRGRALDDVAVHAAGASTLVPGRFELIATGPDTVIDGAHNPGGLVALAEALPEFVGDRRLVACLAVLDDKDATEMLRTLLPLCHAVVTTRAQSPRALPPATLASLCHQLGFAGPVEIVGEARAALDRARTLAGPDGVALATGSIYLIADLLRPVGAARSTL
- a CDS encoding zinc ribbon domain-containing protein; this translates as MPVEAVFGIDSSGLNTAVKLLVLFLVVIYVALIYYTYADARRRIEDPMLIGCATAAALFPFVGTIVYMIVRPPEYLDDVRERELEMQAAEARMHGAGYLLCPHCDHEVKDDFLRCPHCLRKLKDPCGTCAKPLDPAWKICPYCEAEIPGVTPQPRRRRRRQAGDLEQTAVSEPGS
- a CDS encoding valine--tRNA ligase; amino-acid sequence: MSSLKDRKRFEPSEVEPRIVERWLDSGLFHPDPEGTADESFSIAIPPPNVTGALHMGHALNGSVQDTLIRFHRQRGRRAKWILGTDHAGIATQTQVEKRLLGEGTSREAIGREAFIAKTWEWREEFGGTIIEQFKRLGASLDYEEERFTLDERYVQAVLKVFVDLYNKGWIYRDNYMVNWDPGSGSAISDLEVEEREVQDTLFQVAYPLTDGSGEVVVATVRPETMLADVAVAVHPDDERYRDLVGKTVTLPLVGRELPIVADEYVKTDFGTGCLKITPGHDPNDFEIGRRHGLPELSAIGEDGRMTDLVAAYAGLTVAEAQAQVVADLDAAGALRAREPYTHTVPFSHRSGQRIEPLISLQWFMKMDELAAPAIAVVREGRVRIHPESQSRRYVDWLENIRPWCISRQLWWGHQIPVWYRSHPTHDTHVGTTAPDGEGWTRDPDVLDTWFSSALWPFATLGWPEQTPELKAFYPTDVLSTARDILFLWVARMVMMGLEFTDDIPFSDVYIHSVIQAPDGRRMSKSLGTGIDPVELIDAHGADGVRFGLLAMSSTQDVRFSEEKVAQGQALANKLFNATRFVVTNANPSHPPTEPAPRPTSVEDRWILSRLVAARADFEERIKAFDFSKAALGLYDFVYAELCDWYLELIKGREYDEALSAHLLYVLRETIALAHPIIPFVTEELWEHVGGTGLLAAHVTGPEDGGAVRDGDAEHDIERVIATVQAVRSWRDAGGVKPGAFLEARVDGLGDNGLVPLVARLARLTPVGADDARAPVAAIPVAGVQVELLEGVDPADAAAKLDAARKTLRVEITRAEGKLANEGFVAKAPEAVVAAEREKLERLRAELEAL
- the ndk gene encoding nucleoside-diphosphate kinase, whose product is MSRTLILVKPDAFARGLTGEILARFERKGLKIAALKLVTTSRETAETHYAEHAERPFFGELVDFITSAPLVAAVLEGDDVVKASRQLIGATNPLEANTGSIRGDFAIAVGQNLVHGSDSDESATREIGIWFPEL